Proteins encoded within one genomic window of Patescibacteria group bacterium:
- a CDS encoding polymer-forming cytoskeletal protein — protein MFKKHDDNQIPSNLEETQTIIGPGVGVKGDFEGEGDVIVEGKLEGSLKTKNNLRIGPGAKVSADLEADNVYIAGKVQGNIKAENEVELAESARIDGNITTHSLLVGRGASFNGQCSMVEDAGSGINNDKKKKEKKKTKEEMNDDEIQKIEVAETE, from the coding sequence ATGTTCAAAAAGCATGACGACAATCAAATTCCCAGTAATTTGGAGGAGACCCAAACAATTATTGGTCCAGGCGTTGGGGTTAAAGGAGATTTTGAAGGCGAGGGTGATGTGATTGTTGAGGGCAAATTAGAAGGCAGTTTAAAAACAAAAAATAATTTAAGGATCGGTCCTGGCGCTAAAGTGAGTGCCGATCTGGAAGCAGACAATGTTTATATTGCCGGGAAAGTGCAGGGCAATATTAAAGCAGAAAACGAGGTAGAACTAGCAGAAAGCGCAAGGATTGACGGCAATATCACTACCCACAGTCTACTTGTGGGAAGAGGCGCCAGCTTTAATGGCCAGTGCTCGATGGTTGAAGATGCCGGGTCTGGAATTAATAACGATAAAAAAAAGAAAGAAAAGAAAAAAACAAAAGAAGAAATGAATGATGATGAAATTCAAAAAATTGAAGTTGCTGAAACAGAATAA